One Lysinibacillus fusiformis genomic window carries:
- a CDS encoding dihydrolipoamide acetyltransferase family protein, translating into MAIQNITMPQLGESVTEGTIEKWLVQPGDKVKKYDPLAEVVTDKVNAEVPSSFEGVITELLAEEGQTLPVGAVVCSIEIAGDSELPPPPPAKKSAVSTAILNAGVQKKQESPKVTPATITAEKPVRQDKVRYSPAVLRLAQEHDIALEHVTGTGEGGRITRKDLQQLIDAGNVPTKEATSSEPVSTTAVAQPSSSAPQEKPAVAQVIQAGDIEIPVTKVRRAIANNMVRSAQEVPHAWMMMEVDVTDLVAYRDSIKTEFKQKEGFNLTYFAFFVKAVAQALKEFPMMNSMWADDKIIQKHDINISIAVATDDALFVPVIKHADEKSIKGIARDIHELASKVRTGKLAMDDIKGGTFTVNNTGAFGSVQSMGIINYPQAAILQVESIVKKPVFLPGGMFAARDIVNLCLSLDHRVLDGLVCGKFLNRVKEILENTNLSSTSVY; encoded by the coding sequence ATGGCGATTCAAAATATTACGATGCCACAGCTTGGTGAAAGTGTGACAGAGGGCACAATTGAAAAATGGCTCGTCCAACCAGGCGATAAGGTAAAAAAATATGATCCATTAGCAGAAGTTGTAACCGATAAAGTAAATGCAGAAGTCCCATCTTCCTTTGAAGGGGTTATAACGGAGCTGCTTGCAGAAGAAGGGCAAACTTTACCTGTTGGGGCGGTTGTTTGTTCGATTGAAATAGCGGGTGACAGTGAGTTACCTCCGCCACCGCCTGCGAAAAAATCAGCAGTAAGCACTGCGATTTTAAATGCGGGTGTACAAAAAAAACAAGAGTCGCCTAAGGTAACTCCGGCTACTATAACTGCTGAAAAACCAGTACGACAAGATAAAGTTCGCTATTCACCAGCCGTACTCCGACTTGCACAGGAGCATGATATTGCTTTGGAGCATGTTACAGGAACTGGCGAGGGTGGACGCATTACTAGAAAAGATCTTCAACAATTGATTGATGCTGGAAATGTGCCAACGAAAGAGGCAACGTCTTCTGAGCCAGTATCTACTACTGCTGTTGCTCAGCCATCTTCATCAGCACCACAGGAAAAACCAGCCGTAGCACAGGTTATTCAAGCCGGGGATATTGAAATACCTGTAACGAAGGTGCGCCGTGCCATCGCAAATAATATGGTACGTAGTGCACAAGAAGTGCCACATGCATGGATGATGATGGAAGTTGATGTCACAGATTTAGTCGCTTACCGAGATAGCATTAAGACAGAATTTAAGCAAAAAGAAGGCTTTAATCTTACGTACTTTGCGTTCTTTGTCAAAGCAGTTGCACAAGCTTTAAAGGAATTCCCAATGATGAATTCCATGTGGGCAGATGACAAAATTATTCAAAAACATGATATTAATATTTCCATAGCAGTTGCAACAGATGATGCATTATTTGTCCCTGTTATAAAACACGCAGACGAAAAATCCATTAAAGGGATTGCGAGAGATATTCATGAACTCGCTTCGAAAGTTCGTACAGGAAAACTAGCAATGGACGACATTAAAGGCGGCACATTTACTGTTAATAATACGGGTGCTTTCGGTTCTGTACAGTCGATGGGTATTATTAATTATCCGCAGGCAGCAATTCTACAAGTGGAAAGTATTGTTAAAAAACCGGTCTTCTTACCGGGTGGTATGTTTGCAGCACGTGATATTGTGAATTTATGTTTATCTTTAGATCATCGTGTTTTAGATGGATTAGTTTGTGGTAAATTCCTAAATAGAGTAAAAGAAATACTCGAAAATACAAATTTATCCTCAACGTCAGTCTACTGA
- a CDS encoding methylmalonyl-CoA mutase family protein, translated as MKNIEFEKPSYSEWQDAAIKALKGKPFESLLTKTSEGITLEPLYTQESLVAKLGDELDKQVATIRSLQNSQVFRVAQQVYADTSEAFFTQLDDSLARGNELVTVDSRVNFEWTDEVVAQLATYFSEYSFKITLKKANDPLLAVFDKIAADKREAVTGFVVSQNPITLADFPNVRTYVADTVVYHNEGANAVQELAYALATATKYADQEENFETFSKKFYVSFAVDTQFFTEIAKLRAFKVLWKAFTSAYGITENVKIPTVVETSLRSFSQLDVYVNLLRAANEALSGLIGGADVFTVHPHDALTKPTEQSVRIARNVSLVLKEETNVLKITDPAGGSYFIESLTADFVKEAWALFLEIEAAGGIDAYTASGKLATELDASYQARLKASQTRKQSLIGTNIYANPADVLENETNPLFAEIKRIAVPFEQLRAEMTAADVKTGILALGSLKSSKPRADFVSGFLNTVGLVPEKSEPVATAEEALAWLTATEAKYIVIAANDDNTKELVPAILAGKPADVIVDVAGKFKDEEEAWLANGLNGFIFAGQNIIEKLNSVFVSMKEVQR; from the coding sequence ATGAAAAATATAGAATTTGAAAAGCCGTCCTATTCAGAATGGCAAGATGCAGCAATCAAAGCTTTAAAAGGGAAACCATTCGAGTCTCTTTTAACGAAAACAAGTGAAGGTATTACATTAGAACCGCTTTACACACAAGAAAGTTTAGTAGCAAAACTTGGTGATGAACTTGATAAACAAGTTGCCACAATCCGTTCCCTACAAAATAGTCAAGTATTTCGTGTGGCACAGCAAGTTTATGCTGATACAAGCGAAGCATTCTTTACGCAGCTTGATGATAGCTTAGCTCGTGGTAATGAACTTGTGACAGTTGATAGTCGTGTTAACTTTGAGTGGACTGATGAAGTAGTGGCACAATTAGCGACTTATTTCTCAGAATATTCATTTAAAATTACTTTAAAAAAGGCAAATGACCCATTATTAGCAGTATTCGACAAAATAGCAGCTGACAAACGTGAAGCAGTGACAGGTTTCGTTGTATCTCAAAATCCAATCACTCTTGCGGACTTCCCAAATGTACGCACTTATGTGGCTGACACAGTGGTTTATCACAATGAAGGTGCGAATGCCGTGCAAGAATTGGCGTATGCGCTTGCAACTGCCACAAAATATGCAGATCAAGAAGAAAATTTTGAAACATTCTCAAAGAAATTTTACGTTTCATTTGCAGTGGATACACAATTCTTTACTGAAATTGCTAAACTTCGTGCTTTTAAAGTACTTTGGAAAGCGTTCACATCTGCTTATGGGATAACAGAAAATGTAAAAATTCCAACTGTAGTAGAAACTTCACTTCGTAGTTTCTCTCAATTAGACGTTTATGTAAACTTACTTCGTGCTGCAAATGAAGCGCTTTCTGGATTAATTGGCGGTGCGGATGTCTTTACAGTTCACCCTCACGATGCGTTAACGAAACCGACAGAACAATCTGTTCGTATTGCTCGCAATGTATCACTAGTATTAAAAGAAGAAACAAATGTCTTGAAAATAACGGATCCAGCGGGTGGTTCATACTTCATTGAATCATTAACAGCAGATTTCGTGAAAGAAGCATGGGCATTATTCCTTGAAATCGAAGCAGCTGGTGGCATTGATGCATACACAGCATCGGGTAAATTAGCGACAGAGCTAGATGCATCTTATCAAGCACGTCTGAAAGCATCACAAACGCGTAAGCAATCATTAATTGGTACGAATATTTATGCAAATCCAGCTGACGTTCTTGAAAATGAAACAAACCCACTATTTGCAGAAATTAAGCGTATTGCTGTACCTTTTGAGCAATTACGTGCTGAGATGACTGCGGCTGATGTAAAAACAGGAATTTTAGCTTTAGGCTCACTGAAAAGTTCGAAACCGCGTGCTGATTTTGTTTCTGGCTTCTTAAATACAGTAGGTCTAGTACCAGAAAAAAGCGAACCTGTTGCCACGGCTGAGGAAGCTTTAGCTTGGTTAACTGCAACAGAAGCTAAATACATTGTCATTGCAGCAAATGATGACAATACAAAAGAATTAGTACCAGCAATTTTGGCAGGTAAGCCAGCAGATGTGATTGTAGACGTTGCAGGTAAATTTAAAGACGAAGAAGAAGCTTGGTTAGCAAATGGCTTAAATGGCTTTATTTTCGCAGGACAAAACATCATTGAAAAATTAAATTCAGTGTTCGTTAGCATGAAGGAGGTCCAACGATGA
- a CDS encoding glycerophosphodiester phosphodiesterase codes for MYNESFVPVFAHRGASAYALENSFKAFEKALELGADGIEIDIQLSKEGIPVVYHDPQLSRLVGIKKRVNECTIDELQHFKLGKPWRRLFSSYKIPVFDAVLVWANTHQFPLNIELKSTILDNRDALVQMLQGLILPQGSHFSSFHYELLEIVKQHMPQYETALIATKKLKWDLLDDYQAIDSVHMHKKYYKPRYLEACVAGAKACRFYAIDGNEKFLTNPHSSVIGWITDFPDKVISMQQRQ; via the coding sequence ATGTATAACGAATCATTCGTCCCTGTTTTTGCACATCGGGGAGCTTCGGCGTATGCACTTGAAAATAGTTTCAAAGCTTTTGAAAAAGCGCTTGAGCTTGGCGCTGACGGTATTGAGATAGACATTCAACTGTCAAAAGAGGGGATTCCGGTCGTGTATCATGATCCACAATTATCAAGACTCGTGGGCATCAAAAAGCGTGTGAATGAATGTACGATAGACGAACTACAGCATTTTAAACTTGGAAAGCCGTGGAGACGACTATTTTCATCGTATAAAATTCCAGTATTTGATGCAGTTTTAGTGTGGGCAAATACGCACCAATTCCCACTTAATATCGAATTAAAATCCACCATCCTTGACAATAGAGATGCCCTTGTCCAAATGCTTCAAGGACTAATTTTACCTCAAGGCAGCCATTTTTCATCGTTTCACTATGAGCTTTTAGAAATTGTGAAACAGCATATGCCACAATATGAGACAGCACTTATCGCAACCAAAAAATTGAAATGGGATTTGTTAGATGATTACCAAGCAATTGATAGCGTGCATATGCATAAAAAATATTATAAGCCCCGCTACTTAGAGGCATGTGTAGCAGGGGCTAAAGCATGTCGCTTTTATGCTATTGATGGAAATGAAAAATTTTTGACGAATCCTCATTCATCTGTAATTGGTTGGATTACAGATTTTCCAGATAAGGTAATCTCGATGCAGCAACGTCAATAA
- a CDS encoding alpha-ketoacid dehydrogenase subunit beta: protein MAVMSYIDAITLAMKEEMERDERVFILGEDVGRKGGVFKATTGLYEQFGEYRVLDTPLAESAIAGVGIGAAMYGMRPIAEMQFADFIMPAVNQIVSEAAKIRYRSNNDWTCPIVVRAPFGGGIHGALYHSQSVESLFAGTPGLKIVIPSTPYDAKGLLKAAIRDEDPVLFFEHKRAYRLIKGEVPLDDYTLPIGKADVKREGDDVTVITYGLAVHFALQAAERLAADGISAHILDLRTVYPLDKEAIIEAASKTGKVLLVTEDNKEGSIMSEVAAIIAEHCLFDLDAPIQRLAGPDVPAMPYAPTMEKFFMISPEKVEKAMRELAAF from the coding sequence ATGGCAGTAATGTCTTATATAGATGCGATTACATTAGCGATGAAGGAAGAGATGGAACGCGATGAGCGTGTTTTCATTTTAGGTGAGGACGTTGGTCGTAAAGGCGGCGTTTTCAAAGCAACAACCGGTCTTTACGAGCAGTTTGGTGAGTATCGAGTACTTGATACACCACTGGCAGAAAGTGCGATTGCAGGAGTTGGAATTGGCGCAGCGATGTATGGCATGCGCCCCATTGCAGAAATGCAATTTGCCGACTTTATCATGCCTGCTGTTAATCAAATTGTGTCGGAGGCAGCGAAAATACGTTATCGCTCAAACAATGACTGGACTTGTCCAATTGTAGTACGTGCACCATTTGGTGGTGGGATTCACGGAGCACTCTATCATTCGCAATCAGTGGAATCACTTTTTGCAGGCACTCCAGGTTTGAAGATTGTCATTCCATCAACACCTTATGATGCCAAGGGCTTATTAAAAGCAGCCATTCGCGACGAAGACCCTGTATTATTTTTCGAACATAAGCGTGCGTATCGACTGATAAAAGGTGAAGTGCCATTAGATGACTATACCCTTCCAATAGGTAAAGCAGATGTTAAGCGCGAAGGTGATGATGTTACGGTGATTACGTATGGGCTTGCTGTTCATTTTGCGCTACAAGCGGCAGAAAGATTAGCGGCAGATGGTATTTCTGCGCATATTCTTGATTTACGTACGGTATATCCACTAGATAAAGAAGCTATCATTGAAGCAGCTAGTAAAACAGGTAAAGTATTACTAGTCACTGAGGATAATAAAGAGGGTAGCATTATGAGTGAGGTTGCAGCGATTATAGCAGAGCATTGCTTATTTGATCTTGATGCGCCAATCCAACGGTTAGCAGGTCCGGATGTTCCTGCGATGCCATATGCACCTACGATGGAAAAGTTTTTCATGATTAGTCCTGAAAAAGTAGAAAAGGCAATGCGAGAGCTAGCTGCATTTTAA
- a CDS encoding thiamine pyrophosphate-dependent dehydrogenase E1 component subunit alpha gives MQDVQIKHEDLGLSNEDVLAMFETMLMARRLDERMWLLNRSGKIPFVISCQGQEAAQVGAAFALDKDKDYIAPYYRDMGVVLHFGMTPKELMLSAFAKAEDPNSGGRQMPGHFGQKKNRILTGSSPVTTQVPHAVGVALAGRLQNEDFISFVTLGEGSSNQGDFHEGANFAGVHKLPVIIMVENNQYAISVPVERQLGCAKVSDRGIGYGMPGVTVDGKCPLQVYKVIKEAADRARSGGGPSLIETVTFRLTAHSSDDDDRQYRTAEDIAEGKAKDPIVLFEKYLQDVGVMTETLRTEIEERVMAEVNEATDYAEAAPYAKPEEALKYVYAPVDGGDV, from the coding sequence ATGCAAGATGTTCAAATAAAACATGAAGATTTAGGTTTATCCAATGAAGATGTACTTGCCATGTTCGAAACAATGTTAATGGCTAGAAGGCTAGATGAACGTATGTGGTTGTTAAATCGTTCTGGTAAAATTCCGTTTGTTATCTCTTGTCAGGGACAGGAGGCAGCACAAGTAGGGGCAGCCTTTGCCCTTGATAAGGATAAAGATTATATTGCACCATATTATCGAGATATGGGCGTTGTGTTACATTTCGGCATGACACCAAAAGAGTTAATGTTGTCCGCCTTTGCTAAGGCAGAGGATCCAAACTCAGGTGGTCGCCAAATGCCTGGACATTTTGGGCAGAAGAAAAATCGTATATTGACGGGGTCCTCACCTGTTACAACGCAAGTCCCGCATGCAGTGGGCGTTGCGCTTGCAGGACGTTTACAAAATGAGGATTTCATTTCCTTTGTTACCTTAGGTGAGGGCTCTTCAAACCAAGGGGATTTCCATGAAGGTGCCAACTTTGCAGGTGTGCATAAGCTTCCGGTTATTATTATGGTAGAAAATAATCAATACGCAATCTCTGTACCGGTAGAGCGTCAGTTAGGCTGTGCAAAAGTATCTGATCGTGGCATTGGCTATGGTATGCCAGGTGTGACTGTCGACGGTAAATGTCCATTGCAAGTATACAAAGTGATTAAAGAGGCTGCCGATCGTGCACGCAGCGGTGGGGGTCCAAGTTTAATTGAAACAGTGACTTTCCGTTTAACCGCACATTCTTCAGATGATGATGATCGTCAATATCGAACGGCTGAAGATATTGCTGAAGGAAAGGCTAAAGATCCTATTGTATTATTTGAAAAGTACTTACAAGATGTGGGTGTTATGACAGAAACGTTGCGTACTGAAATAGAGGAACGTGTTATGGCAGAGGTGAATGAAGCGACAGATTATGCCGAAGCTGCACCTTATGCTAAGCCAGAAGAGGCCTTGAAATACGTATATGCACCAGTGGACGGAGGTGACGTGTAA
- a CDS encoding Leu/Phe/Val dehydrogenase, whose amino-acid sequence MEIFKYMEKYDYEQLVFCQDEASGLKAIIAIHDTTLGPALGGARMWTYATEENAIEDALRLARGMTYKNAAAGLNLGGGKTVIIGDPFTDKNEEMFRALGRFIQGLNGRYITAEDVGTTVSDMDLIHEETNYVTGISPAFGSSGNPSPVTAYGVYRGMKAAAKEAFGTEMLEGRTIAVQGLGNVAYKLCEYLHNEGAKLVVTDINQAAIDRVVNDFGATAVAPEEIYSQEVDIFSPCALGAILNDDTIPQLKAKVIAGSANNQLQDSRHGDYLHELGIAYAPDYVINAGGVINVADELYGYNRERAMKRVDGIYDSIERIFAISKRDGVPTYVAANRLAEERIARVAKSRSQFLKNEKNILHGR is encoded by the coding sequence ATGGAAATCTTCAAGTATATGGAAAAGTATGATTATGAACAATTGGTATTTTGCCAAGATGAAGCATCAGGGTTAAAAGCGATTATCGCTATCCATGACACAACACTTGGGCCAGCACTAGGCGGAGCGCGTATGTGGACTTACGCAACAGAAGAAAATGCGATTGAAGATGCATTGCGCTTGGCACGCGGAATGACATATAAAAACGCAGCTGCTGGTCTAAACCTTGGCGGTGGAAAAACGGTCATTATCGGTGATCCATTTACAGATAAAAATGAAGAAATGTTTCGAGCATTAGGTCGATTCATTCAAGGACTTAACGGTCGCTATATTACGGCAGAAGATGTTGGTACTACAGTATCAGATATGGATTTAATTCATGAGGAGACAAATTATGTAACAGGGATTTCTCCAGCATTTGGATCATCAGGAAATCCATCGCCAGTAACTGCTTATGGTGTGTACCGTGGCATGAAAGCAGCTGCAAAGGAAGCCTTTGGTACGGAAATGCTAGAGGGTCGTACAATTGCTGTACAAGGATTAGGAAATGTAGCATACAAGCTTTGCGAGTATTTACATAATGAAGGAGCAAAACTTGTTGTAACAGATATTAACCAAGCAGCCATTGACCGTGTTGTAAATGACTTTGGTGCAACAGCAGTAGCGCCAGAGGAAATCTACTCACAAGAAGTTGATATTTTCTCACCATGTGCACTTGGGGCAATTTTAAATGATGATACGATTCCACAGTTAAAAGCGAAGGTTATTGCTGGCTCTGCAAACAACCAGTTACAAGACTCTCGCCACGGAGATTACTTACATGAACTAGGTATTGCGTATGCACCTGATTATGTTATTAACGCAGGTGGAGTAATCAACGTTGCTGATGAATTATACGGTTATAATCGTGAACGTGCGATGAAGCGTGTAGATGGTATTTATGACAGCATTGAAAGAATCTTTGCCATTTCAAAACGTGATGGAGTGCCAACATATGTTGCAGCCAATCGCTTAGCAGAAGAACGTATTGCGCGTGTAGCGAAGTCTCGAAGCCAATTTTTAAAAAATGAAAAAAATATATTGCACGGTCGTTAA
- the lpdA gene encoding dihydrolipoyl dehydrogenase produces MAQNYDVVILGGGTGGYVAAIRAAQLGLKTAIVERERLGGTCLHKGCIPSKALLRSAEVYRMANKTASEFGVEIEGVTLQFDKVQARKQAIVEQLSQGVNTLMKKGKIDVYEGTGRILGPSIFSPMPGTISVEMNNGEENEMLVPTNVVIATGSKPRGLAGLTVDGNYVLNSDHALQMEQLPKSLLIVGGGVIGIEWASMLCDFGVYVTVIEYGPSILPAEDADIVKEVTKQLEKRGVRIVTNARLNPATFKIENDNVFISANLNDKEELFEADKLLLCVGREANTQGIGIENTEIEIENGFILVRDTYQTKESHMYAIGDVIGGLQLAHVASHEGLSAIEHIATGTTEALDVLKVPKCVYSYPEVASIGLTESAAREQGYTLKVGKFPFKAIGKALVNGETDGFVKIVADEQSNDILGIHMVGPHVTDLIGEASLAKLLDATPWEISQAIHPHPSLNEVLVESALAVDDRAIHF; encoded by the coding sequence ATGGCTCAAAATTATGATGTTGTCATTTTAGGCGGAGGTACAGGCGGCTATGTAGCTGCAATTCGTGCGGCACAACTAGGCTTGAAAACAGCCATTGTTGAACGAGAGCGACTTGGAGGTACATGCTTGCATAAAGGCTGTATTCCTAGTAAAGCGTTACTTCGAAGTGCTGAAGTATACCGTATGGCCAATAAAACAGCAAGCGAATTTGGTGTAGAAATTGAAGGCGTTACATTGCAATTTGATAAGGTGCAAGCAAGAAAACAAGCCATCGTTGAGCAATTAAGTCAAGGTGTGAATACACTGATGAAAAAAGGGAAAATCGATGTCTATGAAGGAACAGGACGAATTTTAGGACCGTCCATTTTCTCGCCAATGCCTGGTACCATTTCGGTTGAGATGAACAATGGCGAAGAAAATGAAATGCTTGTGCCGACAAATGTTGTAATTGCAACCGGTTCTAAACCTAGAGGTTTGGCTGGTCTAACTGTTGATGGAAATTACGTCTTGAACTCGGATCATGCGTTGCAAATGGAGCAATTACCAAAGTCATTATTAATTGTTGGTGGCGGTGTTATTGGTATAGAGTGGGCTTCGATGCTTTGTGATTTTGGTGTTTATGTAACGGTGATTGAATATGGGCCATCCATTTTACCTGCGGAAGACGCAGATATCGTCAAAGAAGTAACGAAGCAACTTGAAAAAAGAGGCGTCCGCATTGTGACGAATGCTAGGCTAAATCCAGCAACCTTTAAAATTGAAAATGATAACGTTTTCATTTCGGCAAACCTTAATGACAAAGAAGAGTTATTTGAGGCAGATAAATTATTGCTTTGTGTAGGTCGTGAAGCAAATACACAAGGTATTGGTATAGAGAATACAGAAATTGAAATTGAAAATGGTTTTATCCTCGTACGAGATACTTACCAAACTAAAGAATCACATATGTATGCGATAGGGGATGTTATCGGCGGCTTGCAATTGGCGCATGTGGCTTCCCATGAAGGATTATCTGCTATTGAACACATTGCAACAGGGACAACAGAAGCACTTGATGTACTTAAGGTACCGAAGTGTGTCTATTCTTATCCAGAAGTTGCAAGTATTGGCTTAACAGAAAGTGCTGCTCGCGAGCAGGGTTATACGTTAAAGGTCGGTAAGTTTCCATTTAAGGCAATCGGAAAGGCACTTGTTAATGGGGAAACAGATGGTTTTGTAAAAATTGTGGCTGATGAACAGTCAAATGATATTTTGGGTATTCATATGGTGGGACCGCATGTGACAGATTTAATCGGAGAGGCATCTCTTGCTAAATTACTTGACGCGACGCCGTGGGAAATTAGTCAAGCAATACATCCACATCCATCACTGAATGAGGTGTTGGTGGAGTCTGCATTAGCAGTCGATGATCGTGCAATTCACTTTTAG
- a CDS encoding DUF2627 family protein, protein MARFAAFIVMLIPGLMAAGGIKFMRDTLFGKLISPFPFLWLQFVVGIIFFVVGFGFFAGFLLHRDRKKGKVAPRFQKK, encoded by the coding sequence ATGGCTCGTTTTGCTGCATTCATTGTAATGCTTATTCCAGGTCTGATGGCTGCGGGAGGCATTAAATTTATGCGTGATACATTATTCGGTAAGCTCATCTCACCTTTCCCATTTTTATGGCTACAATTTGTTGTTGGCATCATTTTCTTTGTTGTCGGCTTTGGCTTTTTCGCAGGCTTTTTACTTCACCGCGATCGAAAAAAAGGAAAAGTGGCTCCGCGCTTCCAAAAAAAATAA
- a CDS encoding DUF342 domain-containing protein: MILVRNDNFEISEENGKVFMLTYSAGFPLKEFDSILRSHPRLKLSNFSILKTVLATESTSPVEIGRWLPNVEAEIARDKMSASIFIYETTDYVHKNKDKLNQQILDTLANEGITHGILDFDITKIEPGKAFLIAQGTPPVTGTDAQITYLPKPERRPVILDDGKADYYDMNFISEISEGSWLGEKIPATLGKSGQNVCGDILAAPPGRDFPIRYDKKSAYEVEEDGKTVIRSKIAGVLDDVKGMIGVNRHLPIHGDVGIETGNLEFNGSLSIKGTVTSGYTVIATGDISIEGAEGVSGAKLIKSIEGDVYIRGGIFGLGSTLVEAGGNIFVKHVNEANLVAADSIHIGFYSLGSQLSAHSIFVDERKGKIIGGQAVAKSAIVTAISGNRLERRTDLIIESVNKQESYSLMQEKAALLKQLQSEISVYEAKIKSLLPILNQMTTQQIAIFEQTKQSLSKMKADAVTVDREIKLMMDEMRHAGKEEIIVTKEAHPGTYIQIGKKSSLLTKMTNGKFLLEFGELNV, translated from the coding sequence GTGATTCTAGTTCGAAATGATAACTTCGAAATATCGGAAGAAAACGGAAAGGTATTTATGCTTACATACAGTGCCGGTTTTCCATTAAAAGAATTTGATAGCATCTTACGTAGTCATCCAAGACTAAAGCTGTCTAATTTTTCTATATTGAAAACTGTATTAGCGACAGAAAGCACAAGTCCAGTTGAAATTGGACGCTGGCTTCCAAATGTAGAAGCTGAAATTGCACGAGATAAAATGTCTGCCTCTATATTTATATATGAAACAACGGACTACGTTCATAAGAATAAAGACAAGCTAAATCAACAAATTCTCGATACACTAGCAAATGAAGGAATTACACATGGAATTTTAGATTTTGATATTACTAAGATTGAGCCGGGAAAAGCATTTTTAATTGCTCAAGGAACGCCACCCGTTACAGGAACAGATGCACAAATTACATATTTACCAAAACCAGAGAGAAGACCCGTTATTCTTGACGATGGGAAAGCCGATTACTATGATATGAACTTTATATCAGAAATCTCCGAAGGTTCTTGGCTAGGCGAGAAAATTCCTGCAACATTAGGTAAGTCAGGCCAGAATGTATGTGGTGATATACTAGCTGCACCACCAGGCCGTGATTTCCCCATTCGCTATGACAAAAAGTCTGCGTATGAAGTGGAGGAAGATGGAAAGACTGTGATTCGTTCGAAAATAGCTGGTGTTTTGGACGATGTCAAAGGCATGATAGGTGTCAATCGACATTTACCGATACACGGAGATGTTGGTATTGAAACAGGAAATCTAGAATTTAATGGTTCGTTAAGCATTAAAGGGACAGTTACAAGCGGATATACAGTTATTGCGACAGGTGATATATCGATTGAAGGGGCAGAAGGCGTAAGTGGCGCGAAACTCATCAAATCCATTGAAGGTGATGTGTATATTCGTGGAGGCATTTTTGGTCTTGGCTCAACGCTTGTAGAAGCGGGTGGCAACATATTCGTAAAACATGTAAATGAAGCGAATTTAGTAGCGGCTGACAGTATTCATATAGGTTTTTATTCACTGGGCTCGCAACTTTCAGCACATTCTATTTTTGTAGATGAACGAAAGGGTAAAATCATTGGTGGTCAAGCTGTTGCGAAAAGTGCTATTGTAACCGCCATTTCTGGTAATCGATTAGAACGTCGAACAGATTTAATCATTGAAAGTGTCAATAAACAGGAGAGCTATTCCTTGATGCAAGAGAAGGCAGCTCTGCTCAAACAACTGCAATCTGAAATTTCAGTTTATGAAGCGAAGATTAAGAGCTTATTACCAATCCTTAATCAAATGACTACGCAACAAATTGCTATTTTTGAGCAAACCAAGCAGAGCTTATCAAAAATGAAGGCTGATGCAGTGACTGTGGACCGTGAAATTAAGTTAATGATGGATGAGATGCGCCATGCTGGAAAAGAAGAAATTATCGTGACAAAGGAAGCACATCCAGGTACGTATATTCAAATTGGCAAAAAATCATCATTATTAACAAAAATGACAAATGGAAAATTTTTGCTTGAATTTGGAGAATTAAATGTATAA